Sequence from the Arvicola amphibius chromosome 3, mArvAmp1.2, whole genome shotgun sequence genome:
TTTGGGTATGTGGATTATAgaatggttatcctttactttagaGCTAATACTCACTTATAAAtaagtacatactgtgtttgtctttctgggtctgggttatctcactcagaaagacttttttctagtttttcatcCAATTCCTCCAAACTTCATAATGCCATTGTTTATAagaactgagtaatactccattctttttctgttctttggtgGATGgatatctaagttgtttccagtttctgtctatTATAGGAAGACACACTTTTAACTGTATCTTTGAAGAGGGAAGTCATATATTTTAATCCAGATATTTTGATGTGAGAACACACACCTCTATTCTGAGTCATATCTTCTGCTGGGAATCTATATAAAGGACATTTAAAAAGACCTTCCCTCTCTTTGCTTGCCAGCTTTCTCTTACACTATCACATCCTTTCTTTAGCTGGCATTAGAGCTTACTTCTTCAGGATTATAGCATCTATTAAAGACCAGCAGAGATGTCCAGCCTCATAGAATGAACAATTCCTGGATTCTTTTACCTTCCATTTATAGGCTGTCATTATTGAATTAGCTGGAACACAGCCTTTAAGTCTTTCTAACAAATCTCTTTtatctatagatatagatagactCATTCTGTAATTTGTTACTCTATATAATCTTAATATAATGGATTAATGTGTAAATATGATTAATAAATCTAAAGTTAAAATGCATAACACACATGAAAGTTAATTCAAATTATTCTCAgtcaaattaaaataactttaccTTCATTCATATTatagtatattataaatatttgtggtTATATTTTGTGTGCTTGTATATATTAGTGTTTAAGCACAGGACTATTGCCAGTCTTATTTTGATTAGCATTGGACACAATTTTAGTTACTAAagcaaatattataatatttacatgGTATTTTACTTTCCATAAGAAAATTGCTTCTCCCTGAATTAGGTATTGATGTACCCAGACTGACTCAAAATTAAACAGGccataatgaaagaaaattgtgAACTTTGGTTCTGTGTTCTTATTCAGGAGCAGACATGGCAAGTCCATTCTGAGCCAAAAGCCTTAAAAGTGTCaaggtttttctttgggttcaccttcttatatagcttctctaggattttttacaaattataggctctatgtcctcctggatattggaactaGACAAGAtggccagacaaaaaatgggaacatgggggtgaggtggggtggggggatgaggggatggggagagaaaagtgtgaagtggaggatgggaagagcttgggggaataggatggttgggatataggaagggtggatatgggaacaaggaattatatatcttagttaagggagccattctagggttggcagagacttgactctagaggggttcccaggtgtccaggaagacacccccagctagttccttggggagctgaggagagggtgccagaaatgtccagatcctattgccatactcatgaatatcttgcatatcaccatagaaccttcacctggcattggatggagaaaatgacagagccccacataggagtacCGGACTGacctctcaaggtcctgatgaggagcaaaaggagggagatcatgagcaaggaagccaggaccgcgaggagtgcttttacccattgagacggtggaacagatctaacgggagaccaccaagtccagttggaatgggactgatggaacaggggaccaaacccgactctctgaatgtggctgatggtggaggaggactgagaaaccaaggacaatggcaatgaacatgaactctacagcatggacaggctcactgtgagccttgtcagtttggttgctcaccttcctggacttaggcgGAGCTGGAaggaccatggactgaacatagtgaagggaaccctgatggctctttggcttggagaggggtggagtggaggtatgggtggaaggaaggggagggaagggggaggaagaggggaggagatggaaatctttaataaaaaatgagaaaaaaaaagtgtcaaggTTGAGCTTTGTGGGGAACTAGCTCTTCCTCCTTGGCTTTATTGGTTTTAAAGCAGTTGTGTATCTTAGATATCCTGAATTATTCTTTCCAACATTTTCTGATTCAGTTCTCTGCTGACATTGGTCATTTCCTACCGGTAATTATATATAGGATTCTGTACTTCTTGATAAACTTGCTAGGCATAAGTCCTCAGCTTATGCAAGAGCTTCAGGTTCTAGctattgtttttatctttttattttttatctccaATCCTTTTATTCAACATCATGTTATTCCAGACCCTATTTCCTGTAGGTCAGCATGCACCAAGAAATCCAATGTTAATATTAGAGAATATAGAGAAGTATCCTTGATCAggaaatataataatcaaaaatattGATTCATAAATGAAAAGTTACATATGggtcaataaataaatggatctgATgaacataatatatttataagttctgtgtgtttctgtatattcatgttttcttgtgccttttctttggtattttcttATGTCTGTTTTGTCCCgttctgatttgtttttgttttatataattttattttttatcatttaccCAGATGCCTGttaattttctaatgagagatagaaaatGGATCCAGATGGGAAAAGAGTAGGGAAGAACTAAGAGGAGTTGAAAAAGgtaaaaccataatcagaataaatTGCATGAGAAAAGAGtattttcattaaagaaaaataaaagaagctaataataaaatttaaatatttatagaataaaTTTCATAAGGTTTCATTGCTCATAATATGAAAAGAACCTCCAATTCACTACTCAGTACAGCAatataagttttattttgttattattgagaattttatcACTGAAATATATCAATTACCACACAATCCTCAATGTACTAATATAATCTAATTGTTCTACATTCATGACTGCTGATCATAAATAACTCAGAAGATATAACTGTCCACAAATATTTGTATTATCAAGGGTAAGTCTTAGTAATTTACTTACACATtgtaaaaaaagtaaattttgctCTAAGTATGGAGTATTACTAGGTTTTAATTATAGAGAAACTAACCCAGGAGTCAGACAGAAAGTGTTCTGTGGTTTTTTATCAGGTATCTTTTCTAACTTATCTTTTTCTGTAATCTTCAAGTAATGGAGAGAAAGGTAAAATCTTAAGTGTTTCTTCAAGTTATTTTTTAGTCGAATTTGAATGCCATCGTAAAGCAGCCCCCACACTTGAGCTTAATTTCCTCAGGGCTtccttcatgtctttgtttctcagactGTAGATAAAAGGGTTCAGCATCTGAGGGACTACAGAATACATCACTGAAGCCACTACAGTCTTTTTAGGAGAGTTAGTAACTGCAGAACTGATATACACACCCAAAATTGTACCATAAAACAGTGAGACAACTGACACATGAGAGCCACAAGTGGAAAATGTTTTATATCTTCTTCCTGTTGATGGCATTCTTATAACTGTTGATACAATGTGAGTGTAAGAAAAAATTATCCCAGAGATAGGAATGCCACCAAATACACATGATGCAAAATATACCAAGATGTTATTAACGAGTGTATCAGAGCATGCAAGTTTAAGTAATTGAGCAAGTTCACAGAAGAAATGAGGTATTTTAATGTCActgcagaaagacaaatgtaaaacCATCACAGTGTGCAAGAGACCAAACATAAAGCTAAGGATCAGAGAGAATAAAACCATCAGGACACACCAAAAAGGGTTCATGATTGTGGAGTACCTCAGAGGGTGACAAATGGCCacatagcgatcataggccatcACAGCAAGGAGACAGTTTTCCAGTCCAGTGAAAACCAACACAAACCAAACTTGTATAAGACAAGATGTGTAAGATATGCTTTGATTCTGAGTTATGAGGTTTATGAGCATCtttggtattgtgtttgtgcttaAGCAAATGTCATTAATGGAAAGACTACAGAGAAAAAAGTACataggtgtgtgtaggtgtatgtcaGAGATGACAGCCAAGATGATAAGCAGGTTTCCTAGTACAGTGACCAGATATATGCATAGGAAGAGACTGAAGACAAGCAACTGGAGTTGAGGATCATCAGTTAGCCCAAGGAGAAGAAACTCTGAAACAGCTGAAATGGAATGGTTTCtagatttcatttttctgataATTCTTATGGAAATGAGGACtgaaactaaaaaacaaataaaaactttgcTAGATTTACAATACTTGTATCACCTTCTAATTTGATGGAAATGATAATTCTAGAAATGTTTTATACTTCCTGATCACTTCTAGGTTTGTGGCTCTTCAGTACTTATTCAACACTCAGGATGTATCTGTAAAGTATGAAATTGAACATCtaggaggaaaaataaaagagaaattgacTCttcatacattgtataaaatttaaatttacaggCTAATGATCGATGCTCATTTTCATCTTGTACCTCTCCAATCACATTTATGTTACCAGACAACAAAGTATTACAAGGTGCTAAATCACTAAACTCTATGAGATACATCATACACTTTCACAAttaatatgtgtttttaaaacatcagAATTGACACTGGAATATTACACTTACATCCTAGATAAAACCTGTGAATTTTGGCCATGCAGGAGAATAATGTGAAGGGCATCTAAGACAGCAGTGGAGACACTTCATGCTCTCAGTtacagaagcacacagaacatcTCGTGGATTTTAAGAAGCATGGATTAGAGATGAGATTCCTGAAATCTAGAATGATGTTTTAGGCTAACCCCTACTAATACATGAAAAAGTTCTAAAATTTTTAATGCTCTCTCAGGTTTCACAAATTGccatcttgttttttatttttctgaaatgatCCATTTATTCCCATAGACTGTTCCCCCCATTTCCTTTAAGATATTCTATTTTTACATATAGCTGAATAATGCAGATGAGGAGAGCAATTATCCAAGGTGTTCATAGTATTATTAAAT
This genomic interval carries:
- the LOC119809276 gene encoding olfactory receptor 7G1-like translates to MNFLQNKNAVSEFLLLGLTDDPQLQLLVFSLFLCIYLVTVLGNLLIILAVISDIHLHTPMYFFLCSLSINDICLSTNTIPKMLINLITQNQSISYTSCLIQVWFVLVFTGLENCLLAVMAYDRYVAICHPLRYSTIMNPFWCVLMVLFSLILSFMFGLLHTVMVLHLSFCSDIKIPHFFCELAQLLKLACSDTLVNNILVYFASCVFGGIPISGIIFSYTHIVSTVIRMPSTGRRYKTFSTCGSHVSVVSLFYGTILGVYISSAVTNSPKKTVVASVMYSVVPQMLNPFIYSLRNKDMKEALRKLSSSVGAALRWHSNSTKK